The DNA sequence TGGCACGACCAGGCGGCACCACGGTGGCTCCTTTGAGGCCACGTTGGCGCGTGGCGCGCAGTAGCACCACACGGCACTGCTCAAGAAcatgaaggaaaaggcgtgCGGTATGCGCGCAGCGCTCCGCCTGCTGAAAGACGTGCCGATCCAGCTGCCGGCTCCACTCTTGTCGAATTGCACGATGCCCTTCGCTCTCGCGCAAGCACAGtgcatgcagcagcacagggagaagcagctcctccgcaATGCGCACATGGCGGCCAGCGCTGTTGCATGTTACGCTCATGGCATCGATGTCCCACACAGGTGACCCAGTCGTGGACGTTGGCACCTCCACAGGGCCCTCGACAGCCCTTAACTCCGCCATCAGCAGAGGCACTAGCGAGGCCCACAGCAGACTCTTCTTCAGCATACCATAAGtgttggcagcggcgaggacaAAGCGGCACAGAAAGGCGCACTGGTTTGGCGGACACTGCCGTAGCGGGGCCCACACAGACGAGCTCCTGAGGTaggcgtcagcagcaccatctagcacgtcacctccgccgtgCCATGGATGTGCCGGTGAGCCGCACATGCTACTACGAGTCACCCACACAAGACGCCGCTGAAGAGAGGAACCGACACGTGCTTTCAGAGATGCCAGTGGCACACCGCCCCTCGTCCCGGCAAGCTCCCCGGCGACCACGGATGGCACTGTGCCCTGCTGCAGGCACGCGCTCACAATGAGCTGTGCAACTGCCTCGTCAACGCTTGACAGAGTCCCTGCAGATCCTGTCAGTTCCGCCCCATTTGTCTTCTCCAGACTCAACGCGATGCACAGCACCCACGTGCGTAGCGCGCACCTTCCCAGCTCGGCGGCGTCTGCATCAGTGCACCAGACAAGTTGCTCCAACGTGCTCAGCTGATGCCGGTACGCACGTGCCAGAGTTTCTGCAACGATGCCCTCTGCAGTTTGGCCGCTTGAGAAGCCGTCCTCAGTCATCGCAAACTCGCTTGCCGCGAGGCGCGTGCCGACCAAAGAGCCGTCGAGTGGTGCGCCATGCCTCAGCCACTCTACTGCAGAGCCCACTGCTGAGGAGACACTTGATACGGCCGCCGCACAGCGAGGAAGCGTGGCTGCTTCTCCGCTCAACACGacacagagcgagagtgCGCGAAGTAGCCTAAAGGCGGCGAGTAGCTGCTCAGATGCCGCGTCCTCAATCAGCATCTGCAggcctgctgcgctggcaccGTGCGTGTCCTCTCCGGCCGTACACATTGGTGAAAGAAAGTGAGGCCGATCCGGTGCGGCCGCGTATTCGGTTGGGGAGGGCGCCATGTTGAGGTGGCACAGGCAGTAGAGATACTGAATGGTGTCCAGCATGACAGCGCGAACTTCGAGCGCGGATAACTCAGCTGGTCGTAGCGAGCCGCACGTTCGAGCGCGAGAGCGACGATGCACAGTAGGTCCTCCGGCAGCCGGTGGTACGTGGCCGGCACGGAGGCACACCGATGCGACACGCAGGCACCGTACAAGCAGCGCCTGAGCTGAGTCCACAGCGACAGTAACATCTtggagcagcggtgcggggGGCAGAGGCGTGGCGCCAGTGCACGCGAGGCGCATCTGCATGGAAGCAGCACAGCCCTCCGGTGAGGTGAGCCTGTCCACGTCCACGTTGCCGCCCGATCCCTCCACAGCATCCCGGGCGTCCTCCGGCTCGTCCCCACCGCACTCCTCGTCGTGCCCCGAGACGTAGCGAAGAAGTCGCCGGAGCCCCAAAAGGCGgacgcgcgcacgcgtgcgGGAGAGCGGCGCCAAAAATGAAGATCGATGTGCCTCGTAGACCGTCCAGGGCCACTGTTCCCCCTCGAGCTGCaggccgccgtcaccgccggcAGACCCCTCAAGACCTCCACTGCGCGCCGCATCCTCTTCATTCTTCTCTGCTTCGTCATCTGTGGGCTCCTCCACGTCGACGACGCGACACGCAGGCTGTAGCCTCTCATTGTCAGCGCTTGGTTCGCCGGCGGCTCCCGTCACACGCCCACTCTCGGTGCCAAGATAGGCGAGAGCCTCCTGCTGCCAGTCAAATCGCTTCAGGTCTGGGTCGCTGCGGCACAGCGCAGCCCACGTTGAGGCAATCAGCggcgacaccaccgccaaaGGTGCAAGGCTGCGCGCCAGTATGAgtcggcagtggcggagctggGATGCTGGTGCAGACCCTTCCCATCTGGAGTGCTGAATGTTACGGCAGCCGATTCGGGCGACCTGCCAGacatgcagcagcgcgccgcagacaagtcgccgcgccgccgccgcaggggAGCGCCGAAGGCAATGAAGAAGGTGGGTGAGCACTAGCCGCAGGGCATGTGGCTCAGCAAGCACACGAGCAGAGCACCAGTGAGTGGAGATGTGCGCTAGCAAGGATAGTTGCTGAAGCGCGCGGAACTGCAGCTCCAGAGACAACCGCcccgcactgctgcggtaCACCGCGTGCAGGAGTGCGTAGAGGTACGTGCCGTTGCCTTGCATAAAAAACCCTGTCATGACGTCCTCCGTGAGGAACGCAGGATCGACAGATCGCCTTGCATTCGGCTCATGAATCATTGGCGAGTTAAACTCACCTTCGGGCGCTACTGCAGGGGGTACGAGCAAGGAGAGGCAATACGCCTCCCAGTCTGCTGGGTCGCTCGAAGTCTGACCAGGGGTCGACCCTTGCGTTGGGTCCTCTTCAGCACTCGCTGCCACACGGCCCTCGTTCAAGCTTGCGAGCAGCATACCAGTCTCATGACCAACAACTCTCAGCAACGGCACGGAGGTGATCCTCTCGGCCACccaggagagagcgcgctgcagctgctcaggTGCTCCGTAGACAAGTGTTTCTGGCTCGGCAGTGGGACGGTGAAGCCCCACCAAGGCCTCTATAATGGCATCTGCCTGGGCAGCGAGCAGCACGTCGAACGCAGCTCGCTTGTGTGGCCACACACTGTGATGCTGCAGGTAGAAGAGgagcacctccgctgcgtTCGACGCCGTGGTGGGGTTACACAAGACTGcccgtgcggcggcggcgctgaacAGTGGCTGTGCCAAAGTACTGCTCATGTGTCGGTGGCCAGCGAGAACCAGGTTCACGCTCTGCACCAACAACGTCGCCTCAGCCGTGTTGAACTGGGCCTCGAGCCAGTATAAGCACCGCTGTGCCACAGAAGTCCACGCTGGCGTCAAGTCCGATGCGTCTACATGACTCGAGtgggcgccgccaccgccgcggagTTCGGCTGCAGTCTCCACGTGGCTCACACGACGGGGCCAGCCGATGTGTTTGCGGGAGTCCTCTGCTTCTCCGAAGTGAACGAGACCCGCAGCGTCACCAGTAAAAGATGACACCAGCGCGTGAGACGTGAGGACGAGGAGTTGCGCCAAAATGTCTGGTAAGTacgtcagcagcaggcacagaggagcgaggcggtggagagCTGCCACGTCTGGCAGGTTAGCGGCACTATGCTGTGCttccgcggcggtggcctcgTCCTGCTTAGCGGTCGCCTCACTGCCGCCTACCTCCGTTCGACGACGTCGTCTCGCTGCAGTCAGCGCCTCTCCAGCACGTTTGGGCTCCTCCTGCATCTTTTTCGCGAGCGTATCAGCGTATGTGGAAATCAGCTGCTCGTAGAGGGCATTGTCTGCGGAGACGGCCGTGCAATCGCCCCCGCCGCGGCGCGTCGCGAAGAGGGACCACTGCGCCTCCGTCGACTCGgtcatgagcagcagcgccagaggGGAGAGCTCGGAGAGGTGATGCTCGACAAACGCGGCTTGGGTCGCGTAGCCGAAACACTccaccggcagcgctgcctgaGGATGGCGGTACTCGCACAGCCACATGAAAAGGAGGGGCCGGACATGCATTCGGCATAGGTGAGTGTAGGGCAGcgagcgcggcagcgagcgcggcagcgatgcgccaCTCACCTGTGTCACCTCCAAAGCGGCGCTCTCCAGCACCCACACCGACAGCCGCTCAAGACACTCTACCACGAGTCGATGGTGCGTGAAACCGCGGGTCGCCCAGCACTCAAGCAGGGTGTACAGCACGTCCTCCAGAAGCTCCGGAGCTGCTCGAACGGCCTCTGACAAGGCCAGCAGGCTCGTCGAGCAGAGTGTTTGGGTGGAGGAAAACATGCCGTCACGTGCCTTCGTGAGGAGAGTGCGAAACACCTGTGCGCGCCGAGCAGAAAAGGCGCGGAATAACGCGCcgacctgcagcgccgcgtggtGACGCACCGCATACGGCGTCTTCTCGGCGAGAAACTCAAAAGAAAAGCGGCCCAGCACTTCGGCCACGGCTGGCTCGCAGCGTGGCAGCACCGTGAAGGCCGCCTGAAGAAGCGCGCACTGCCAGGCAGGAGTGCAGACTGGCATATCCACGCGTCTGTCATCTGTGAGCTGAGCTGTCCAAAGCTCCAAAAGGCGGCCCCCGTGTGCGTAGAGGAAcgcggctgcctcgctgcaccCCTGCCAGCCCCGCTGCTCGCCACCGTCCCATATGGTCGCAGGGCATCGGCGCTGGACCGACCACCGGATgtcagcgacggcgccacaGAGGAGGCCGCTGCATAGACCTGGGCCCAGCTGATAGCGGTAGCGCGCAAACAGCACCTGCAGGACCTGTATTACAGCCCGGCAGCATTGCCcatctgcagcggcgcctgtGGACGCACTcgcctgctgtggcggcaaGCAGCCGAGGAGTGCCAGGAGGCGCAGCATAGCTgggagcgccagcagcaccgtcggcAGGAAAGGGAATTTTTGAAGTAGTCGGTGTTGGTTCGGCAGTACGACATCGTCCAGGGCTGCGGTATCGCCTTCGCTGTGTCCTCGAGCAGCATTGCGTGCCGCATCTGAATCTGCACTAGCCGCGTCAAGGAGGGACTGCTCCTGCAGTATGGCCACAACGATGCGCCAAATCGCGGAGATGTCCGCTAGTGGCTCCGCAGTGTAGGCACcgatgcgcgtgcgtgagcaGGCTCGCAGCACCGTGCGCAGCGTGTCCACCGACAGGTACAGCGATACCGCCACAATGCGCGACACCTCCCGAGAGGTTGGGTTAGAGGGGCGCCATCGACTGAGTCCACGCACGCCATCATCGAAGATTCGCGCAGTCAGCGTGGCGGTAAACTGTACAATCGTGCGCTGAGGGTCGACACAGGCAAAGGCCGGGTCCAGCAGAACTGTGCCGACATCGCGATACATGACATGCAAAGCCGTCCAGAGCGGAAAAGACGCGTCAACCGCGTGTGCGTGGTCGAGCTCTGTCGCGACATGATGACACAGCCACAGCACTGCGTAGTagaggcggccgccgccggcagcagagaagcgctccagtagagagagaggcgccgcGTAGAGGTTgggagaggcgcacagcaaACACAAATCTGCACGAGCGGCCGAGGCCTCTTCGCCTACGTCGAGGtcagtggcggtgccgccaccAACCTCGGTAGCGCCCTCAGGGCACCCGCTTGCTGCGCTGAGCCTTGTGCCACCCGCCACTGAGTGCACAGGTGGTGTGTCCTTCACCACCCCAGCAGTAGCAACACCACGTTCATCCGCTGCATCGGAGCGGTGACGTGCGCACGCGTTTTTCTCAGGTGGTGACCAGAGTCcagcgcgccgccaccgcagtaAGAGATGCAAAAACTGTACACACTGTACACTCAACGGGAGCGCCATCGATGACGCATCCAAGCCCAGCCGCACGGCGGTGTGAGCATCTGGTgggccaccgcctccattGTGATTGGCTTCATGCTGTAATACAACGGCAGCCGTCGACTCTGCGAGCGCGTGCCTCAGCTGGGCACGCCTCATAAGCCATGCGACAGACGCCTGCACACTCAGTGTCAACATCATCTGAAACGCCCGTGGCACTGGTCGGCGAGGTGCTGGCATCGAGTGTTCTGACGCACCTATGCTGAACGCAGCCACGTCCGTGCCTGCTCTCCCATCCTTGTCCAGTTCGGCCGCCACGTCCTCCGCCGAGACACTGCCGTCTTGCACATCAGCGCGACCAGTCCTCATTCGGGATGGCAGCCGAAGCATCCACTGCGCGTCAGCTGCGTCGCAGAGCACTCCAGGGACGTGTGACGACGGTGACGTCACGGCCGCATCGAGCAGCGTACACACATGTTCAACATAGGCGCTCACCTCATAGCGAAGGGGGCCTCGCAGGCGGGGTGCAATGGCCTCGGATGAAGTGGGGAGTGAGGAGATGCCGTTCAGTGCTATCCCTTGGCCAAGTTGCATGGAGGCCGCCATCCCCATCCGCTCCGCCACCTGCTGGCGCGCGAGACACATGCGCAGTGCCGTGCATGCGTAGGTCTCCGCTAAGCCGAGCCATGCCATAAACTgaggagcagagaggggTGCCATCGTATCGACTCCGCTCAGCGAGCTCCTCGCCCCTAGGGAGACGCTTGCTCCCGCCAGGATAtcagcgccgacgccgccTGCCTGCCTGACGGAGGgtgcacctccaccggccacgtcactgctgccgctgccaccatccGATGCGCGTGCAATGGCCTGCGCAGAGCCAAAGAAAAACGTTGTATTGGCGGCTGCATGgcacaagaagaggaggccgaTGTCTCCCGAAGGACCGTCGCTGAAGTCCCCTGCGTGATCGTCGTCCAACACGTGGGGTCGCTGCGGCTCCGCTTCCATCGTCCCAGAGTCTACCTGGGTggagggggacggggggagggtcaTCTCCCACAGCCGTGTGCACTGCACCAGCGTGGCAAAGcgggtgagcagcagcaccagcgaggcggagagcaCGGGAAGATGCGCGTCGTAGACACCGCCCACGGCGTGCGAGCGCTTCTCAGCGTTTACGGTAGTGTCCAGCCGCGTACACTCCCCAGCCACACCGGTGGGCGATGCGGTTGCGCCTACCCCCTCGCATACGCGGCGCATGTCCCGCTCCCACGCACGAAGCTGCGCAACGGCGCGCTGAATGAGAGCACGATGGTGGTCGCCCCAGGAAACCAGTAAGCCGCTCAGCAGAGCTCCAGACAACACCGGTAGATGCCCACTGCCGGAGGCACCCGCAAGACCACCGCTCCTCGGCGCACTATCTGGTGCGGCTGAAGACAACGCTACCTCGTAccggcggtggaggtgctgttCGAGCAGGACGACCAGCACTTGATAGACCGGCTCAGACGGAGCGAGCGCGTCCTCGTCATGCCGAACGATCAAGGCAGCACTGTCACTGACACCGCCCGTACGGCCCGCCCAAGGCGCTACCGCTGGCGTTGCCGCCGTCGGCAGAGAGCgtcgcgccaccaccgcgaaGGCGTAGTGCTGCGCCGATAGACGGCAGTGCGGTgccaccgccttcaccgccgcgaggagcagcggcccCAGTCGAAGCCTAAAGTGACCGCACAGTGGAAGGAGCACATCCTCGACAAGGCGGTCGGCGACGGTCTCCGGCACCCGCAGCGTCGCGCACGGCTGGGCaaagaggtgcagcaggaagAGAGCCGTGTCGGATACGACGTCCTGTacagtggcgctgctggtacgGATGCTCGAGCTGCCGAAGCGGAGTACCAATGGGGTGCCACTGGTTCGCCGTCGAGCACGAGTGACGGCAGATTGCGGAGGTTGCTGCTGGTCATCGTGTCTGGAGCTAGCAGTAGTAGCGACGGTGTCGCTTTCCAGCGGCCCAACAGGCATGAAAAACTCCTCTTGCAGGGCGTCAACCAGGAGCTCAGCAGGGTGGGGAGTCGCCGGTGGCGGAATTCGTGGAGCGTCTGGCGCATCATCGGTACTGCCCCTTACTACTCCATCCCTCGCGTCGACGTAGTCTGGCTCAATCCCTCGAAGACGCTTGTCTGCTCGCCTCGCCTGAGATCTAGTGCAGTCGTGCCGcgtcttctcttcgtcctcgtcatcctccGCCTCGTCATTCGCCTGACCGACTACCATGCCACAGTGCGCGGTGtgcccgccgccgctgcggctacGATTCTCCCGTGCAGCCTTCCACCGACAGTAGGCACCATGCGTAGCAGATGCGATGTAGAGCACAACGGCGCCAAAGTCGAATACCTCCTGCAGTGGCGAACAGGGAAAGCTGAAGAGCTCTCGACGAGAGGTGAAACTGTATGCGTGTCGGTGCTGTGTGAAGATAAGGTGCATCGTCGGAAGCACAGACTGGTGAAGGAGAACAAGGAGGTTCCTCGTTGGCGGCCGCAGCAACGCACtcgacgcagctgcaacacCGGATGTACCTCCTCGATCTACCAAGTCGACACCTTCGTTGGTCTCAGCTCTGTCGAGCATGTCGTGTGCGGCCGGCGATGCCATCGCTGTCACAGCGTCCGCCGCATCAGCGGCTGTACGGCGGCTGTGCGCGTGGACGTCCTGCCACAGCTCCTCGCCTACAACGTCGGCAAATGCCACGGAGAGTATGACTGTCATAAACTGCATCGTCTCCAGCCGCCACACATCGTGGCGGGGCGTGTGGTgcggaaggaagaagaagtcaCAGAGCAGCTTTACCACCTCGACCGGGGCgcgggcggcggtggggtggTCGTAGCGAAACCGATGGCAAAGCTGACGAAGCACCGCGATACAGTAGGCCTCTAGCCGTAGATCCGGTGTTGGGGCCCGATGccgctccttcaccacctcgATCACTCGCCGCACCAACGTCAATGCCGCTAAGGCATCGCCATCCCCATGCCTGCCAGCATCAGCCGCCATGGACGACGATGGCGGGTAGGCTGTGGTGATCTGCGGAAGGGCACAGAGTCGCATGAGTACCTGCGCATACACGCATGCGTCGTCAGCGCATGGCGCAGCTACCCAGAGTCGCCCGCCAGGCACTTCCTGAGCTACGAGGTTCGGGGCCACCATGAACACGTCAGTGTtggtctcctcctccacacacacgcgttgtATCAACGTGGCAAGGCGCTGTGAGAGACGCACCAGGAATGCCGGCGTGATCAGGCGGGCGTAGCCGGACCACCGAAGCACCTCGATCAGAAGTCCCGCATAGTCAGCGCCAACCACAGCGACAAGCCATTCACTCTCGAGTACTTCGAGAATGTGATTGCAGAGAATACTGAGCGGGGACGCGTTCTTCCACAGTAGCGGCGCCTGACTCAACTCGCCACGGAAGCTGCTGAGATACAGACCGTCGTCGTGGGCATCGTCGCCCCTACCCCAGACGTCCTCCGGGGCCCCATGTTCGCCTGCGCGCTGCTCACCCCTGTGAAACCATTCCGACGTCGAAGAGGACTTCGGTGGAGCGCCGCCAACCGATGCGCTTGCTAGAAGCTCGTCATGCACGCCACCAGCGTGCAAGGCAGTGGCGCTCCGTGTTCCGCCCAGTGTGGTGCTGCCAGCCCCCGCGCCCCACGACATTAGTGGCTCACCCTCCTCCGCGAGTGAGGTGTGCAGACTCTGGAAGAGTTGGGTGAAGGGACGAATAATGTCGCCCCGcaggcgccgccgtcgcgcctccagcgcgtcACGACGTCCGGTGGCCACCGAGGCAGTCCCGGaccggagctgcgccgctcgacCGCGTGATGCATTGATGGCATCCTCAGAAACAGCCACGGCGCTTGCGGCATTCTTTTCCGCGACGCGGCAGTACGTCATGAGATTTGGCTTTACAATTTGCTCTAGCACGAAGACAAGCACGTTGGAGACGATGTGTTGGCCGAGAACCGCGTGTGGAGTGGTGCCGTGCTGCTCTGCTACCGACACGAAAAACTTCGCGAACTCGAGAATGCACTGACCCGCCTCTTCGGTGCTTTTGGCTGAAACACCCGTGGCCGCGTCGGACGTGACGGCGTTCACATCTGCGATAATTTTGTTTAGCTGCGCCTTGAGGCGCGCGCCGTCCACGTTGGCGAGAAACGACTCCATGTCTGCAGAGACTGAGCAGgtcgggggaggagggcggctgCCAGGTGAATTGGCCAGTGATGCGTGGGAGGTGGGTTGTtggcctcgtcgctgctgcccttgcagcaaggagggggtgagcgagagagaaggcggagccTATGTCCTCGCGCGTTCGTTGCTCTGCTTGCCTCACACGGAGGTAAATGAAGTACGCCCGCCAGTGCGCCTCTGAACTTTTACCACGTCGTCACCGGTGGTGCGCAGGACACGTTCCTcggcgagagaaggaggctCGCCGAGCACGACAAAGCGCAACAGAGCTGCAGAGCCCGAATGAAAAGGAGCACGGGCAGGAGaaacaaagggagagagcaaggggggaagggggaggggggccgcgTCGATAAACACGGCGAATCTGTGTCgtacctctctctgtctgtgtgtgtgggtgtgtgggtgtgtctgtgtgggtgtgtgtgtggacgtgtgtgtgtgtgtgggtgtgggtgtgtgcgtgtgtgggtgtgttaCCGTTAGGCTCGTACGCTTTTCCCTGGAGCGTGCCAGGAGTAAGCTCGCGAGCTCTCTCGATCTCAATCTCAATCTCTAGTGGCCTCTTCGTTACTCGCCTCCTTGCCTCgctacttctctctctcttgtgggTTTTCGCTtgcgctctcctccctctgcagCTGGTTGACTGAAAAATACGCAGAGCGCGTGAGTAATGAGCAATAGTGTGGGGCAGAGGTGTGCAGTGAGGTGAAGCGATAGTTCGAAGGCGGCACATGCGGCACTGGGCACTCGCGCACCCTGGCGAGGCGCGTATGGGGCGACCAAATAAAACACATCAGGCAACGGCATCGAGTGACGCCCCGTCGCCACGGAGGCTGTGCAGCACATAACCCCTACGTAAGCTGAGCGTTTCCCGCAGGGGGTGTCCCCGTAAGACTACTACGCACGGTAGCCGCTGTTCTTAAGTAAGCCCCAAAGTGAAtcgaggagagggagagggagagggagagagagagagagcgagcgagatgAAGACACGCACCGAACGTACGTAGGGGCAGTGGACTCGctcccaccccactccacctcacctctctcactgctccccccctcaccaaCTCGTCCCTGGCATCGGCACTTAGCAAACATAGCGAAACACGAGAATAAaagcgacaacaacaacaacagccgcGAATCGCGCGCACAAACGCAGAGAAATGGAAACGCTCATCAGCTGCGCGTGGGTCGGTCCGtggccctcttcctcgctgcagagagaagggagaaaaaaaggagggcgGTAGCCGCTCCATGACCAGGGCGAGCGCGCGTGCCCTTCCCGATCCATCAGACACGCGCCACCGACTGCGCTAGCGGCTGAGTacgaagaaaagcgagtAGAGCTTTTTCAAGGGGTCCCAGGAGCACCAGTACGCTTCGGACGTGCTGCCGTCCGTCTCCTCCAGCACGTCTCGCGGCTGAGAGCGGTTCACTTTTGCAGGAAACTTCAGCGCAATCGTGGCGTACCCCTCGCAGGCAAAGAGTAGATAGACAAAGTAGTCGTCCGCCGGCCTCTCAACGTGCTGCTCGCGGGCAGACAGCCAGCGGTGAAGCGGGCGTGTACCCTCCTCGGCCTGTGTGAATATCACCTCGACCCAGACCTTGGTGCGATACGCTACCTCGTCGTGCTCCGTTCGGAAGGAGTAAAGCGGAGTACCGAAGCGGGCAttcgcagcggcagcagcagtagccgAGCTCAACGCgtcagtgctgctgcccgccaCCGGGCCGCCGCTCAGCGCCAGTAGCGCCTCCTCTTTACGCGcacgctcctccgcctcagtGTTTagtcgctcctcctcctgcagccgaaggtggcgcagctccttgtgctggcgccgctccagctgcagcgtgtgaGTCTTGCCGGCGATATGCTTGAGGAAGTTGTTCTCCTCGGGGCAGTAGATGCCGCAGAGCGTACAGGTCACCTGCCCCATGTGGTTCCGCTTGAAGTACGGATTCGCCCGAGCGACCTCGATGGGGTCGTAGAGGTTTGCGGTGCCATTCGGACTCGAGGCCATTCTTCGCGCCGGAAGTGCTCTGTGAGCGTAAGCCGCACGTGGTGGAGGCAGGGGAGGCAGGGGGGTGACAGGGCGGGGGaggcagggggtggggttgGTGGGAGCATGAGTAATGAAGAGGAACAGGGTGAACCAGCAGACGGTCAAATACCGCatcaggggggaggggctgccATTATGGAGGCGTCACAATCCATTGCCCTCAGCCGAACCCTCTCGCCTCCTGACATAATCGCtatccccccacccctcacgTAAAGACTAGGGAGGGGAAGGTgt is a window from the Leishmania panamensis strain MHOM/PA/94/PSC-1 chromosome 2 sequence genome containing:
- a CDS encoding hypothetical protein (TriTrypDB/GeneDB-style sysID: LpmP.02.0100), whose protein sequence is MASSPNGTANLYDPIEVARANPYFKRNHMGQVTCTLCGIYCPEENNFLKHIAGKTHTLQLERRQHKELRHLRLQEEERLNTEAEERARKEEALLALSGGPVAGSSTDALSSATAAAAANARFGTPLYSFRTEHDEVAYRTKVWVEVIFTQAEEGTRPLHRWLSAREQHVERPADDYFVYLLFACEGYATIALKFPAKVNRSQPRDVLEETDGSTSEAYWCSWDPLKKLYSLFFVLSR